Within the Osmerus mordax isolate fOsmMor3 chromosome 21, fOsmMor3.pri, whole genome shotgun sequence genome, the region CCTGCACTGGTTGTATTTACCTCAATGTTTCACTTATTTAAAGAAAGTGGTTTTGCTTTCTTTAACTTTCTCTATGCATTTTCTGAGTTTTTCTCACCTAAAGGTGCAGTCTTTGTGGCAGGGCCTAGGCATGACACATCCAGGCctcgagagggagaaggaggacataTTGGAAGTGCCCCACTGGCTTGCCACCCAGTGGGCCTAGAGAGGTGAAGGTTTCTTGTGTGCCAGTTATCTTCAAAAGGCGGTGTGGCTCAGCCTTTGTTTCTGATAGGTCGGTTTTTATGATACACACCTGTTCTCTTTCCATGGATTTACCTGACAAATGCCATTCATCCAGCCAACTGCTTCCAACtcaaacgtaaaaaaaaaacaaaaaagacagaaaagctTTGTGCTGTGACATTTGCCTTGCATGCTTGTTTTGTAGAGAGCACTGTATTGCAAGTCACTTGTTTGAGATTTGGAACCATTCTGTTACTTGCGGAGCTTCTTCCCCAAAAGCATGGGTGTTTGCAGAGCCGTCAGAGCTATTTGttgttattcccccccccccctcactcaaaAGCGCTGGGTTTTCTTTTTGAAATGGAGAGAGCAGTTTTCAACGCATttccttttctgttttttttttggtggtaTTGAAATTGGTGAGAACTGGCACATGTGTTTTAAGGGGAAAGGGGGCACAACTAGAGAAAGTGAATATAAGAGAGCTCAAAAAAGTTCCTCCCTCGCCTGCTTTTTAAAGTCATGTCGAGACCTGCCAACGAGAGACATTTTCTCAAGTGAACACTGGCTTCTGGGGATATCTTGCCTAGACGAgactgatggggggggggatgctctTTGAGGTGTCCCACCGGGGTCAATACTTGGGCCTTCTTTtcgcttttttggggggggtcccCCCTCAAAATTAGTTCATGGTCTATTCGGTCTTGGCAAGACGTGCAGTGTGGCCTTTATAAGCAAGCTTCTTATGAGTGTGTACTGGAAAAAAAGGACCTTCAGAAACCATACCCACTGAACGGTCGTATATTGGCACATGAGGAGGCTCCAGTGCACATAGCGGCCCTACTGCGTAGAAGCTCCTGGATGTCACTTGACAATTTGTGGGGGAGTTCGCTGCATTGGGAAAGGACTAGTGAATGCATACTCCTTAATGGTAAGACTTCAAATCCcagttctctccttccctgcttaAAAGGGGGAGGGCGAATGCCTTTTTGTTTTGATaggattgttttttttgttttgatatgGTAAGCAAACGGAGTGTGCATCGTTGCTCTCTTCCCACAGTAGTATTCCCAAGGAGTAGCGCGTATTCTTGGATGTGTTGTGTAACACCTTGGTCTTTTTCGCAGCGCAGCTTTTACTATCCACTTCCTTCCCCCCCCAGCTGTCATCATTGCTAACTTCTCCCTTTGATTTGGCTGTTGTGGTGTGCAAAACCCCTGTGGCTTTCCCTTTTTGCCACACTGCAACACTTTACAGATGTGGAGGATGTGAAATTTGTCATCAATTATGACTACCCTAACTCCTCTGAGGACTATATACACCGCATTGGACGCACGGCCCGCAGTCAAAAAACGGGCACGGCCTACACCTTCTTCACCCCCAACAACATGAAACAGGCCACCGACCTGATCTCTGTGCTCCGCGAGGCCAACCAGGCCATCAACCCCAAGCTGCTCCAGATGGCGGACGACAGAGGAGGTAAGAATCCCGTCGGTGAAACGCAGgttctccccacacacacacacacacacggcggtTCACGACCGCCTCGTTCCGGCACACGTGACGTCACGGGCTTTGCGAGCGTCGGCCGAGTCATTGCTCCCAGATTTGTCATCTTGATGCAAAGACGCCACTGTTATTTATTGTCACTCGAACCTGTTCCCATATTGTCTGATGTTCTCAACCTCGCTTGTCTTGTCTTCTCTGCCAGGTcgtggaggacgggggggaaGAGGTGGCTACAAGGATGACCGGCGGGATAGGTATTccgggggaaggagggattTCGGTGGTGGTTACAGGGACAGCGATAGGGGGTTCGCTAGTGGACCAAAAAGTGCGTTCGGCACCAAAACCCAAAATGGCAGCGGCTATGGGGGTAACAGCGGTAGCTCTAGCAGTAGCTACGGCAACAGCTACGGCGGCAACGGACAGGCTAGCTTTGGCGTCACCAGTCAGGTGGGTGCTTTTGGCGGGCAGAGCTTCCAGGCTCCGCCCTTTGCTGGCGCTCAGGTGGCCTCCCAGAACGGAATGAGCCACGCCCAGTTCCCCTTCACAGCTCAGCCGCCGCAACAGACCCAacaaccaccacccccaccacccatgGTACCTTACCCCATGCCACCCCCCTTCCCACTGTAGATAGTAACGCACAATACACGAAACCACCTTTGTTTCTCTTGTCCTTGATTCTTATATAATGatatgtttattgttattatcctTTGTACTGTTTAACTTTTTTTGCTTACAGCAGGGTCGGAATTATTCAGTAACCCAAGCATTATAAACAAGGGGCCCTTGGTGGCTCTTGAAGTGCAATTGTGATTGTTGCACTGCTCTTTGACTGTTTTTATTTGTCACATTCCTCAGTAATTTATTTTTACTAGGTAATGCACAGATTGAGTTTGGTATGTTTAACGTGATATGTTTTATGAAGAGCCAACGTGAAGGACATGCATGGcccttcaaataaaaaataaaaaaatgaacattgtctgtttttttgtggGAGAGTTTTGGATAAACAAAATAGTTtaggttaaataaataaatttgtTAAACCATTTATGCTTTTGTAAGGGTTGGCTAAAAACCATAGATATAGATCAGAACAAACACTActattattgattttatgtaaagcaccttgagctacaattcttgtatgaaatgtgctatataaataaagtcttacttacttactacagATATAAATTGAAGCGGAAATGGGTCCCTAACCCGGAAATTGTATTTTCATATCCGGAACTTGTCACacatgtttgaaaatctccaGTTAAATGTTATGATGTTGCGAACGTATTTGTCTAAGAACTCGTATATACCAGGCAGATATATTAATTTCCTGTATTTTGTATCGCATCAAACGTGATGGAAACTTCAGGAATACAATGCTGTCATGGCTCCACGTTAACTAGCTAGTAAGTGCAACCTACACGTTTGTTCTGTCTACCTGCGTGGTTGAATATAACTTTTCAAGGATTGTTGAAGGGCCACTAAGTATGTTCACTTACTGTGTAAGAAGACGTATCTTAAAAATTGAGAATATGCCTAAAACGTCATTGGACAGGATAGCCCTCGCTCTGCAGCGAGGCAGGGACCACGGTTCTGCTGCAGGGTCTCCCGCTGAAGATTCAGACCGCATTGAAACATTGTTGAAACTATGTACGGCGAGGTTCTACATCGCGTCTGGTCAGGCTCACAAAGATTCCTTTCAGCGTGGCGCAGCCTGCGTTTACGGACCTCTGGGAATGGAACTGAGGAAGAACATACTGGAGCAATGGTGGAACTCGGTGGTGAGGTCCAGGGCACAAGTGTTCGGCATAAGCACTCTACACACCAGCAAGGAAGGACCGTTTAAAGTTGTTGACAGTCAAGCCATACAAGAAGTGCTGAACCAGAGAGAACTGAGCAAGGACCAACTTGTTCAGCAGCTAAATATAGTATTTCAGAGCCGTTACTCTGCCCGAACAAGTCTTCTCCAAGGTAACTAGGCGATAACCTACAGTGCCTGGTCTGACAATGACAGATAGATGTATTTTCATGCCATGGTTAATATTCTGTGTTCAACAGGTGCCTTGGAACAGTATGTGTCGTCATTGGAGCTGGTAAACAGAAGGCTTCCTTTTGGCCTAGCAGAGGCGGGACTGTGCCTGCAGCCCTCAGATGCACCTGGTTGGTGAGGCTTCATCCTCCTGCAGCTGATTGGCTGGGCTTGGCGACGTATCAAATCACCACCTCCTCTTACGCTGTTCACTGTCAGTACATCAGGTCGTTGCTTTAGCTGAACATGAATACGTTGCGTCCGTGTTTACCTGTATCTGTGCTCCGCTCTAGCCCGGCTGAGGTCACCCAGTCCTCGCTGGCTTGGTTCTGCAGTCCCCGCACCTCCTCCCAGTGGCTGGACTACTGGGCACGCCAGAGACTGCAGTGGTGGAGGAAGGTGGGCCACCCTGGGGAGTCTCATCCTAGCCTAGCTCCGCATATCAGGGGTTAGAGaacttgactgcagatcaagaggttgcaggttcaaatccgcAGTCGCAGGTTGAAAAATTGCTTTGGGTAAAGGATATATAAATTTTGAGAAACCCACCAGTCTGACAGTTCTCTTGGCATTTAATGAGGCGTCCATTACTGCACTGCAGTCAAAACTGGACATTATTCCAATGAAATAATCATATCAGTAAATCTCATTATCCACCTATCCCCTCACTCCGTCCCGTCATTCAGTTTGCCCTCGGCCCGTCAGACTTCAGCAGCGGTGACGTAACCGAGGAAGAGCTGGGCGGAAGGGCGTCTCGTGGCGTCAAGATCGTGTACGGTTTTCCGTGGGGCCCTCAGCCCCTGGAGACGCTGCTGAGCCTGGGAGACACAG harbors:
- the polg2 gene encoding DNA polymerase subunit gamma-2, with the translated sequence MFTYCVRRRILKIENMPKTSLDRIALALQRGRDHGSAAGSPAEDSDRIETLLKLCTARFYIASGQAHKDSFQRGAACVYGPLGMELRKNILEQWWNSVVRSRAQVFGISTLHTSKEGPFKVVDSQAIQEVLNQRELSKDQLVQQLNIVFQSRYSARTSLLQGALEQYVSSLELVNRRLPFGLAEAGLCLQPSDAPGCPAEVTQSSLAWFCSPRTSSQWLDYWARQRLQWWRKFALGPSDFSSGDVTEEELGGRASRGVKIVYGFPWGPQPLETLLSLGDTELLQTHSGSRTKLHCRDGRKSVVPHVLSVTSHMDRGLLAYMYNSLQQVDKVDSKQKLLQRKVLKLHPVLAPVKVALDMGRGATVERRQVCEGLLQEFLEDGISAWPGYLESMPSSLEQLNTKYDEMGVLFSVVIGENTLESGLVQVRSRDTTVKETMHISEVKNFVSRYISAADNI